The Roseateles sp. XES5 genome window below encodes:
- a CDS encoding dihydrofolate reductase family protein encodes MARILGYIAASLDGMIATEDDNLDWLFKYDSMDLGEHDYRTFITRIRTVVMGRGTYDFIANEPSPWAYGAQRVIVVTSRPIDNPKGPLELRSDVDALIGELRALDDGDVWMLGGGQLQMAFLERGALDEIEIYVIPEMLGGGRPLFPATGFRASPTLVGAQALDKGCVRLHYRFS; translated from the coding sequence ATGGCCCGCATTCTCGGCTATATCGCCGCCAGTCTCGACGGCATGATCGCCACCGAGGACGACAATCTCGACTGGCTGTTCAAGTATGACAGCATGGATCTCGGCGAACACGACTACCGCACCTTCATCACGCGGATCCGCACGGTGGTGATGGGCCGCGGGACCTATGACTTTATCGCCAACGAGCCCTCCCCCTGGGCCTATGGTGCGCAACGCGTGATCGTCGTCACGTCACGGCCCATCGACAACCCGAAAGGCCCGCTCGAACTGCGCAGCGACGTCGATGCGCTGATCGGCGAACTGCGCGCGCTCGATGACGGCGATGTCTGGATGCTGGGTGGCGGGCAATTGCAGATGGCGTTCCTGGAGCGTGGCGCGCTCGACGAGATCGAAATCTATGTCATCCCGGAAATGCTCGGCGGTGGCCGGCCGCTTTTCCCCGCGACGGGATTTCGTGCGAGCCCGACCCTGGTCGGTGCTCAGGCTCTCGACAAGGGCTGCGTCCGGCTTCACTACCGGTTCAGTTGA
- a CDS encoding GntR family transcriptional regulator, with product MLVTTGREASESAKQWVYRVLRRGIMTGQFEPGDPVTINGLADTLGVSAMPVREALHRLVADGALELLDNRRVRVPDLDPQSFEEVLEARVALETRAAERAMPFIDDLRLARLRAFDQQADQALAIGNFGRLVEANFDFHRCLYEARPGTVMLPLIESLWLRLGPFMRRAGETLSQTYQVDRHAEALAAIVKRDAEALKAAIAADIRDGTGYLGRGHFERIAALGKTG from the coding sequence ATGCTGGTGACAACCGGGCGGGAGGCGTCCGAATCTGCCAAACAATGGGTCTACCGCGTCCTGCGGCGCGGTATCATGACCGGCCAGTTCGAGCCGGGCGATCCTGTGACGATCAACGGCCTGGCCGATACGCTCGGCGTCAGCGCCATGCCGGTGCGCGAAGCGCTGCACCGCCTTGTAGCGGACGGCGCGCTGGAACTGCTCGACAACCGCCGTGTCCGCGTGCCGGATCTCGATCCCCAGAGCTTCGAGGAGGTCCTCGAGGCGCGGGTCGCGCTCGAAACCCGCGCTGCCGAGCGCGCCATGCCCTTCATCGACGACCTCCGGCTCGCGCGCCTTAGGGCTTTCGACCAGCAGGCCGACCAGGCACTGGCCATCGGCAATTTCGGCCGGCTCGTGGAGGCGAATTTCGACTTCCATCGCTGCCTCTATGAAGCCCGCCCCGGCACGGTGATGCTGCCGCTCATCGAATCCCTCTGGCTGCGTCTCGGCCCCTTCATGCGCCGGGCCGGCGAAACCCTGTCGCAGACCTATCAGGTCGACCGCCACGCCGAAGCGCTCGCCGCCATCGTCAAGCGGGACGCCGAGGCACTGAAGGCTGCCATCGCCGCGGATATCCGCGACGGCACCGGTTATCTCGGCCGGGGCCATTTCGAACGCATCGCCGCGCTCGGCAAGACAGGCTGA
- a CDS encoding TetR family transcriptional regulator, which produces MARRKTIPDEAVLDTILETLRQTGPAGLTFALAAKAAGLSAATLVQRYGDREALLEAVLLRAWDRLDAETEAADAEEAPDLQGAIAFLLRLMPPEAAEETATDGLLLLREDIRNPVLRARGAAWGLRVARALGRRLSADPVDGERLGWQMAGIWQGAHLWWAFTRSQPAEAAMRSALEDWARGLPVENAPRP; this is translated from the coding sequence ATGGCACGACGAAAGACAATCCCCGACGAAGCGGTGCTCGACACCATCCTGGAAACCCTGCGGCAAACCGGCCCCGCCGGCCTCACCTTCGCCCTTGCCGCGAAGGCGGCCGGCCTTTCGGCCGCCACACTGGTGCAGCGCTACGGCGACCGGGAGGCCCTCCTGGAAGCCGTGCTGCTGCGCGCCTGGGACCGTCTGGACGCGGAGACCGAAGCCGCTGACGCCGAGGAAGCCCCGGACCTTCAAGGGGCGATTGCCTTTCTCCTTCGCCTGATGCCGCCCGAAGCGGCCGAGGAAACCGCAACCGACGGCCTGCTCCTGTTGCGCGAGGATATCCGCAATCCCGTGCTGCGCGCACGGGGCGCGGCGTGGGGGCTGCGCGTCGCCAGAGCCCTCGGCCGGCGCCTGTCCGCCGATCCCGTCGATGGCGAACGTCTCGGCTGGCAGATGGCCGGCATCTGGCAAGGCGCCCATCTCTGGTGGGCCTTTACACGCAGCCAGCCGGCGGAAGCGGCGATGCGAAGCGCGCTCGAGGATTGGGCGAGGGGGCTGCCGGTGGAGAATGCCCCGCGGCCTTAA
- a CDS encoding alpha/beta hydrolase, producing the protein MPPIDIPVDTLILPGLNGSPEAHWQRHWARDNPESRVVEQHDWTCPEREDWLAALERQVDMLGRGVWLVGHSLGCVLAARFAESRLATRIRGALLVAPCDLDATEVLHPCAIKFGAMPQKRLPFPSLIVGSLNDPYMPVDRLQRTAQAWGSDLIDIGNAGHINIASGFGRWSAGYDFLELLKERTALADVTRGRLFTAAGVQQGLSLN; encoded by the coding sequence ATGCCGCCCATCGATATCCCCGTCGACACGCTCATCCTGCCCGGCCTCAACGGGTCGCCGGAGGCGCACTGGCAGCGCCACTGGGCACGCGACAATCCGGAAAGCCGCGTCGTCGAGCAACACGACTGGACCTGCCCGGAGCGTGAGGACTGGCTGGCGGCACTGGAGCGGCAGGTGGACATGCTCGGCCGCGGCGTCTGGCTCGTCGGCCATAGTCTCGGCTGCGTGCTGGCGGCGCGTTTTGCCGAAAGCCGCCTTGCCACCCGCATCCGCGGCGCGCTGCTGGTTGCGCCCTGCGATCTCGACGCGACGGAGGTCCTGCATCCCTGCGCCATCAAGTTCGGCGCCATGCCGCAGAAACGCCTGCCGTTTCCCTCCCTCATCGTCGGCAGTCTCAACGATCCCTACATGCCCGTCGACAGGCTGCAGCGCACGGCGCAGGCCTGGGGCAGCGACCTCATCGATATCGGCAATGCCGGCCATATCAACATTGCCAGCGGCTTCGGCCGCTGGTCGGCCGGCTACGATTTCCTCGAACTTCTGAAGGAACGCACCGCCCTTGCCGACGTGACCCGCGGCCGGCTTTTCACCGCCGCGGGCGTCCAGCAAGGCCTTTCCCTCAACTGA
- a CDS encoding IS110 family transposase, whose product MSHASRFVGIDISKSSFDICILPERQVATFANTAEGICTFIALMVDLVGIERLVIEPTGGYERGVVHALLAARLPVAKVNAKQIRQFARACGQLSKTDRIDAFVLADYGRRMESKVLAPPSPGQTMLVDLVSRYRQLSHMIVQEKNRREKLTCNAGGRTREWIEETLRFLIEQRQSVIEAMTDCLKADAALKSKAAVLMSLKGIGLRTACFLIAGLPELGHVDKGQIAKLVGVAPLNRDSGLMRGKRMIAGGRRPVRDALYIAALPAIRFDPDMKALFQRLKAKGKPGKVALVAVMRKMIVILNARMRDQSATTIDA is encoded by the coding sequence GTGTCCCATGCTAGCCGTTTTGTCGGCATCGACATATCGAAATCGTCATTCGACATCTGCATCCTGCCGGAACGGCAGGTGGCGACCTTTGCCAACACAGCCGAAGGCATTTGCACGTTCATCGCTCTCATGGTCGATCTCGTGGGGATAGAGCGCCTGGTGATCGAGCCGACCGGCGGCTATGAACGCGGTGTGGTCCATGCCTTGCTCGCCGCCCGCCTGCCCGTCGCCAAGGTCAATGCAAAGCAGATCAGGCAGTTCGCCCGCGCCTGCGGTCAGCTCTCCAAGACAGACAGGATCGATGCCTTCGTGCTCGCCGACTATGGACGGCGTATGGAGAGCAAGGTTCTGGCGCCACCTTCACCGGGGCAGACAATGCTGGTCGATCTGGTGTCACGCTACAGGCAATTGTCGCACATGATCGTGCAGGAGAAGAACCGGCGGGAAAAGCTGACCTGCAACGCCGGTGGCAGGACGCGGGAATGGATCGAGGAGACGTTGCGCTTCCTCATCGAGCAGCGTCAGTCGGTCATCGAGGCGATGACGGACTGCCTGAAGGCGGATGCTGCTCTCAAAAGCAAGGCCGCTGTGCTGATGTCGCTCAAGGGGATCGGCCTGCGCACAGCCTGTTTCCTGATCGCCGGCCTGCCGGAACTGGGGCACGTCGACAAGGGGCAGATCGCCAAGCTGGTCGGGGTTGCGCCGCTTAACCGGGATAGCGGCCTGATGCGGGGCAAGAGGATGATCGCCGGCGGTCGAAGGCCGGTCAGGGATGCGCTCTATATCGCGGCCCTGCCGGCAATCCGCTTCGATCCAGACATGAAGGCGCTCTTCCAGCGCCTCAAGGCAAAAGGCAAACCGGGAAAGGTCGCCCTCGTCGCCGTCATGCGGAAGATGATCGTCATTCTTAACGCCAGAATGCGTGATCAATCAGCAACGACGATTGACGCCTAA
- a CDS encoding DNA polymerase Y family protein encodes MPRVVSLFLPGWPIDRLRRTLGSAAPPPDRQLVLVGREGSRRIVTAVSRPAEQAGLRVGMPLTKAHALRPNILTMPADPAADAAALRRLALWALQHYAPIVAPDPPDGLVIDTTGADHLHGGEAQMLTGLVNRLSASGIFARAAVADTWGAAHAAARLLADPVRILPPGGSREAVSPLPIPGLRIAPETVTGLHGLGFTTIGDVLAVPRAPLVLRFGAELGRRLDQMLGTVGEPVDPLRDPELATVRKVFGEPIGAPETIARYATALVHDLCHTLEKRGLGARRLDLLFHRVDNSLQAIRVGTAQPVRDEKRLVRLLCDRIETIDPGFGIEIMDLTATLAEPLMLQQAVSSLIAEETADIAGLVDVIANRIGARRLYRIAPVESDVPERSIQRIPPLAPDDGATWQGHWPRPARLLARPEPIDVMALLPDHPPASFTWRGVRRRVRHADGPERIFGEWWTRDAERAAVRDYFQVEDETGARFWLYRSADETQAASGLGRWFLHGLFA; translated from the coding sequence ATGCCGAGGGTCGTATCGCTCTTTCTTCCGGGCTGGCCGATCGATCGCCTGCGGCGGACGCTTGGTTCCGCAGCGCCTCCGCCTGACAGGCAACTCGTTCTCGTCGGGCGCGAGGGATCGCGCCGCATCGTCACGGCTGTGAGCCGGCCGGCCGAACAGGCAGGCCTTCGCGTCGGCATGCCGCTCACCAAGGCCCATGCGCTGCGGCCCAACATCCTGACCATGCCTGCCGATCCCGCCGCCGATGCCGCCGCGCTGCGGCGCCTTGCCCTGTGGGCCCTGCAGCACTACGCGCCGATCGTCGCCCCCGACCCGCCGGACGGCCTCGTCATCGACACGACCGGCGCCGACCACCTGCATGGCGGCGAGGCGCAGATGCTGACCGGCCTCGTCAACCGCCTCTCCGCATCCGGCATCTTCGCCCGTGCGGCGGTGGCCGATACCTGGGGCGCGGCCCATGCCGCCGCCCGGCTCCTGGCCGACCCCGTGCGCATCCTCCCGCCCGGAGGGTCGCGGGAGGCTGTGTCGCCGCTGCCGATCCCGGGTCTGCGCATCGCGCCGGAAACCGTCACCGGCCTGCACGGGCTCGGCTTCACCACTATCGGCGATGTGCTGGCCGTACCCCGCGCACCGCTGGTGCTGCGCTTCGGCGCAGAGCTCGGCCGGCGGCTCGACCAGATGTTGGGCACGGTCGGCGAACCCGTCGATCCGCTGCGCGACCCCGAGCTTGCCACCGTGCGAAAAGTCTTCGGCGAGCCGATCGGCGCGCCTGAGACCATCGCGCGCTACGCGACAGCCCTCGTGCACGACCTCTGCCATACGCTGGAAAAACGCGGTCTCGGCGCCCGCCGGCTCGATCTCCTTTTCCACCGCGTCGACAATTCCCTGCAGGCGATCCGCGTCGGTACCGCGCAGCCGGTTCGGGATGAAAAGCGTCTTGTCCGACTGCTCTGCGACCGGATCGAGACGATCGATCCGGGCTTCGGCATCGAAATCATGGACCTGACGGCAACCCTCGCCGAACCGCTCATGCTGCAACAGGCGGTCTCTTCGCTGATTGCGGAGGAGACGGCGGACATTGCCGGCCTCGTCGACGTGATCGCCAACCGCATCGGCGCACGCCGGCTCTACCGTATCGCCCCCGTCGAAAGCGACGTGCCGGAGCGCTCGATCCAGCGCATCCCGCCACTCGCGCCGGATGACGGCGCGACCTGGCAGGGCCACTGGCCACGTCCCGCCCGCCTGCTCGCCCGCCCGGAGCCGATCGACGTCATGGCGCTCCTGCCCGACCATCCGCCCGCCTCTTTCACCTGGCGCGGCGTGCGGCGGCGCGTGCGGCACGCCGACGGGCCGGAACGCATTTTTGGCGAATGGTGGACGCGCGACGCGGAGCGTGCCGCCGTGCGCGACTATTTCCAGGTCGAGGATGAAACGGGCGCCCGTTTCTGGCTCTACCGCTCGGCGGACGAAACGCAGGCCGCAAGCGGCCTCGGCCGCTGGTTCCTGCATGGGCTCTTCGCATGA
- a CDS encoding ImuA family protein codes for MSASAHAVVADLRERIRQFDGRALPDRAVLPFGVPDIDGRLPGGGLALASLHEICGGSEDAVEGTAAMLFAAGIAARTRGQVLWCLTQPDLFAPALAQAGLAPGRVVYVEAGDEKSLLLCFEEGLRHGGLGAVVAEVTRLSMTASRRLQLAAEAGGTLGIALRRLPRGRPADVFALPSAAVTRWRVSLRPSAPLPVPGIGRARWLLQLVRCRAGEAADFDVEASDAEGRIALSSGLADRSPAADAWFRSASA; via the coding sequence ATGTCCGCCTCCGCCCATGCCGTTGTCGCCGACCTGCGCGAGCGCATCCGGCAGTTCGACGGCCGCGCCTTGCCCGACCGGGCGGTGTTGCCCTTCGGCGTGCCAGACATCGACGGCCGCCTGCCGGGCGGTGGGCTGGCCCTCGCCAGCCTGCACGAGATCTGCGGTGGCAGCGAGGATGCCGTGGAAGGCACGGCCGCCATGCTTTTTGCCGCCGGCATCGCCGCCCGCACCCGGGGGCAGGTGCTCTGGTGCCTGACACAGCCCGACCTCTTCGCCCCGGCGCTGGCGCAGGCGGGGCTCGCGCCGGGGCGCGTTGTCTATGTCGAAGCAGGCGACGAGAAGAGCCTGCTCCTCTGTTTCGAAGAGGGGCTCCGCCATGGCGGGCTCGGCGCCGTCGTGGCGGAGGTCACGCGTCTGTCGATGACCGCCTCGCGCCGCCTGCAGCTTGCCGCCGAGGCGGGCGGCACGCTTGGCATCGCCCTGCGCCGTCTGCCGCGCGGCAGGCCGGCGGATGTCTTTGCCCTGCCGTCCGCCGCCGTCACGCGCTGGCGGGTATCCCTGCGGCCGTCCGCGCCGCTTCCCGTGCCCGGCATCGGCCGGGCGCGGTGGCTGTTGCAACTCGTACGCTGCCGGGCCGGCGAAGCGGCGGACTTTGACGTGGAGGCATCCGATGCCGAGGGTCGTATCGCTCTTTCTTCCGGGCTGGCCGATCGATCGCCTGCGGCGGACGCTTGGTTCCGCAGCGCCTCCGCCTGA
- a CDS encoding methionine ABC transporter ATP-binding protein, translating to MNEHVAWRAAAAAEPPVIHLADVQRRFGGTAALAGVSLDVRRGEILGIIGRSGAGKSTLIRCLNGLERPDSGTIAIEGREITGLGEAELQPLRQRIGMIFQHFNLLASKTVEENVALPLKIEGWPKAKRLARAAELLELVGLSGKAKAYPAALSGGQKQRVGIARALAANPALLLSDEATSALDPETTRAILTLLKDINRTLGLTILLVTHEMEVVRTIADRVTVLDAGRIVEEGPVWQVFSQPQAETTKSLLSGIRPQLPAHIAERLSADVAGETVLSLDIAGPAATGPLFQELSAAFPSGYRLLHGGVDHIQEQAVGRFFLAVPANDSARLVSFAERFGAKGEVLGHVAGHA from the coding sequence ATGAACGAACATGTGGCCTGGAGGGCGGCAGCGGCCGCCGAGCCGCCCGTCATCCATCTGGCCGACGTTCAGCGGCGTTTCGGCGGGACAGCGGCGCTGGCAGGCGTCTCCCTCGACGTGCGCCGCGGCGAAATCCTCGGCATCATCGGGCGCAGCGGTGCGGGGAAATCGACCCTGATCCGTTGCCTCAACGGGCTGGAGCGGCCGGACAGCGGCACCATCGCCATTGAGGGCCGCGAGATCACCGGGCTCGGCGAAGCCGAGCTGCAGCCGCTGCGCCAGCGCATCGGCATGATCTTCCAGCACTTCAATCTGCTGGCCAGCAAGACCGTGGAAGAAAATGTCGCTCTTCCGCTGAAGATCGAAGGCTGGCCAAAGGCCAAGCGCCTTGCGCGCGCCGCCGAACTTCTGGAACTGGTCGGCCTCTCCGGCAAGGCCAAGGCCTATCCTGCGGCGCTTTCCGGCGGCCAGAAGCAGCGCGTCGGCATCGCCCGCGCCCTTGCCGCCAATCCGGCCCTCTTGCTTTCCGACGAGGCGACTTCGGCGCTCGATCCCGAAACGACGCGCGCGATCCTGACACTCCTGAAAGACATCAACCGCACGCTCGGCCTCACCATCCTGCTCGTCACGCATGAGATGGAAGTGGTGCGCACCATCGCCGACCGGGTCACCGTGCTCGATGCCGGCCGCATCGTGGAGGAGGGGCCGGTCTGGCAGGTCTTCTCGCAGCCGCAGGCGGAAACGACGAAGAGCCTGCTCAGCGGCATCCGCCCGCAGCTTCCCGCGCATATCGCCGAGCGGCTTTCGGCCGACGTTGCGGGCGAGACCGTGCTCAGCCTCGACATTGCCGGCCCCGCCGCCACCGGTCCGTTGTTTCAGGAGCTGTCCGCAGCCTTCCCGAGCGGCTACCGCCTTCTCCATGGCGGCGTCGACCATATCCAGGAGCAGGCCGTCGGCCGCTTCTTCCTTGCCGTGCCGGCCAATGACTCGGCCCGGCTCGTTTCGTTCGCAGAGCGCTTCGGCGCGAAGGGGGAGGTCCTCGGCCATGTCGCCGGTCATGCTTGA
- a CDS encoding methionine ABC transporter permease, protein MSPVMLELLARSIWETIVMTAASGVISLVFGLPLGLALVATARGGIAENLWINRVLGAVINGFRSVPFIILLVALIPVTRLIVGTSIGTWAAIVPLSIAATPYYARIAEVSLREVDRGLIEAVRAMGGNRWTIVREVLIPEALPGIVAGFTVTLVTLIGASAMAGAIGAGGLGDLAIRYGYQRFETSVMVAVVAVLIVLTCAIQWLGDRLVARLDHRG, encoded by the coding sequence ATGTCGCCGGTCATGCTTGAACTGCTCGCCCGCTCGATCTGGGAAACCATCGTCATGACCGCTGCCTCCGGCGTCATCTCGCTCGTCTTCGGCCTGCCGCTCGGCCTCGCCCTGGTGGCGACGGCACGGGGCGGCATTGCGGAAAATCTCTGGATCAACCGCGTGCTGGGCGCCGTCATCAACGGTTTCCGCTCGGTCCCCTTCATCATCCTGCTCGTCGCGCTGATCCCGGTGACACGCCTCATCGTCGGAACCTCCATCGGCACCTGGGCGGCCATCGTGCCGCTATCGATTGCCGCCACGCCGTATTATGCCCGCATCGCCGAGGTCTCGCTGCGCGAGGTCGACCGCGGCCTCATCGAGGCCGTGCGCGCGATGGGCGGCAACCGCTGGACCATCGTGCGCGAGGTGCTGATCCCCGAGGCATTGCCGGGCATCGTCGCCGGCTTCACGGTGACGCTGGTGACGCTGATCGGCGCCTCCGCCATGGCCGGCGCCATCGGTGCCGGGGGTCTCGGCGACCTTGCCATCCGCTACGGCTACCAGCGCTTCGAGACATCGGTGATGGTGGCGGTCGTCGCCGTGCTGATCGTGCTCACCTGCGCCATCCAGTGGCTCGGCGACCGGCTGGTCGCCCGCCTCGACCATCGCGGCTGA
- a CDS encoding GlxA family transcriptional regulator, protein MAVDVRTSKEMSGATAPKALRVGFILSKSFTLSAFALFVDTLRLASDSEDRSRRVNCDWDVLSSTRNFISSSSGIQVAPTAPFADPACFDYIAVVGGLLSVEEPIDSYALTYLRKAAQAGVGLIGLCTGSFILAEAGLLKGHTACVSWLHHRDFRGRFPDIEATSEQIFRFDGKVATCAGGSSVADLAATLVRHHVGEAAERNALEILQIRHRRDATDLQPRNPLGLEARDRRVHLAIMMMEQHTEDLLSIDSIATMTGVSRRQLERLFESDMGTSPSAIYMKIRMAAALNMVMRTNKPLIEIALETGFESLSHFTRRFRAAFGDTPSQIRRDGRRQAG, encoded by the coding sequence ATGGCGGTGGATGTTCGGACATCGAAGGAGATGAGCGGAGCGACGGCGCCGAAAGCGTTGCGCGTCGGTTTCATTCTGTCGAAGAGTTTCACCCTCTCCGCCTTCGCCCTGTTCGTGGATACATTGCGCCTTGCCAGCGACAGCGAGGACCGCTCCCGTCGCGTCAATTGCGACTGGGACGTGCTCAGCAGCACGCGCAACTTCATTTCCTCCTCCAGCGGCATCCAGGTCGCGCCCACCGCACCCTTCGCCGATCCCGCCTGTTTCGACTATATCGCCGTCGTCGGCGGGCTTCTGAGTGTCGAGGAACCGATCGACAGCTATGCGCTGACCTATCTGCGCAAGGCGGCCCAGGCCGGCGTCGGGCTGATCGGCCTGTGTACGGGCAGCTTCATCCTCGCCGAAGCCGGATTGCTCAAGGGCCATACGGCCTGCGTGAGCTGGCTGCACCACCGCGATTTCCGCGGCCGCTTCCCGGATATCGAGGCAACCTCGGAACAGATTTTCCGCTTCGACGGCAAGGTCGCCACCTGCGCCGGCGGCAGCAGCGTCGCCGATCTCGCGGCGACCCTCGTGCGCCATCATGTCGGCGAAGCGGCGGAGCGCAATGCGCTGGAAATCCTGCAAATCCGCCACCGGCGCGATGCCACCGACCTTCAGCCGCGCAATCCCCTCGGGCTCGAAGCGCGCGACCGTCGCGTGCATCTCGCCATCATGATGATGGAACAGCACACCGAGGATCTGCTCTCGATCGACAGCATCGCCACCATGACCGGCGTTTCCCGCCGCCAGCTCGAACGCCTGTTCGAGAGCGACATGGGCACCTCGCCGAGCGCGATCTACATGAAGATCCGCATGGCGGCCGCGCTGAACATGGTGATGCGCACCAACAAGCCGCTGATCGAAATCGCGCTGGAAACCGGCTTCGAAAGCCTGTCGCACTTCACCCGCCGCTTCCGCGCCGCCTTCGGCGACACGCCCTCGCAGATCCGCCGCGACGGCCGCCGACAGGCGGGCTGA
- a CDS encoding MetQ/NlpA family ABC transporter substrate-binding protein: MSNIRKTLLETTLLTRRAALAGLAVAALAVSTLTAPAPASAEDKKDLKVGIISGEDEDVWRVVTAEAAKKGLTIETVVFNDYTQPNEALARGEIDANAFQHLPYLENQVKTHGYKIVPVGYTAVWPIGLYSKKHTKTADLPDGAVVGVPNDPSNEGRALRVLQHEGLIKLKDGTGILATIADISENPKNLEIKELDAGIVGRSVDDLDAAIVNTDWALKSGLTPENRIAQEPVDDNPYRNFIAVREESKDEPWVKPLVEAYQNDAVKAEFDRVYKGTGISAY, encoded by the coding sequence ATGTCGAACATCCGCAAGACCCTCCTCGAAACCACGCTTCTCACGCGCCGCGCCGCGCTCGCCGGCCTCGCCGTGGCGGCACTCGCCGTTTCCACGCTCACCGCACCGGCGCCGGCCTCCGCAGAAGACAAGAAGGACCTGAAGGTCGGCATCATCTCGGGCGAGGACGAGGACGTCTGGCGCGTCGTGACGGCCGAAGCCGCCAAGAAGGGCCTGACCATCGAGACCGTCGTCTTCAACGACTATACCCAGCCGAACGAAGCGCTGGCGCGCGGTGAAATCGACGCCAATGCCTTCCAGCATCTTCCCTATCTGGAAAACCAGGTGAAGACGCATGGCTACAAGATCGTGCCTGTCGGTTACACCGCCGTCTGGCCCATCGGCCTCTACTCGAAGAAGCACACCAAGACCGCAGACCTGCCGGATGGCGCGGTCGTCGGCGTGCCGAACGATCCGTCGAACGAAGGCCGCGCCCTGCGCGTGCTGCAGCACGAAGGCCTGATCAAGCTGAAGGACGGCACCGGCATTCTCGCCACCATCGCGGACATCTCGGAAAACCCGAAGAACCTCGAGATCAAGGAACTCGACGCCGGCATCGTCGGCCGCTCGGTCGATGACCTCGACGCCGCCATCGTCAACACCGACTGGGCGCTGAAGAGCGGCCTCACGCCGGAAAACCGCATCGCGCAGGAGCCGGTGGACGACAATCCGTACCGCAACTTCATCGCCGTGCGCGAGGAATCGAAGGACGAGCCCTGGGTGAAGCCGCTGGTGGAAGCCTACCAGAACGACGCCGTGAAGGCCGAGTTCGACCGCGTCTACAAGGGCACCGGCATCAGCGCCTATTAA